One window of the Acinonyx jubatus isolate Ajub_Pintada_27869175 chromosome A2, VMU_Ajub_asm_v1.0, whole genome shotgun sequence genome contains the following:
- the DNAJB1 gene encoding dnaJ homolog subfamily B member 1 isoform X1 produces the protein MGKDYYQTLGLARGASDEEIKRAYRRQALRYHPDKNKEPGAEEKFKEIAEAYDVLSDPRKREIFDRYGEEGLKGGGPSGGSSGGANGTSFSYTFHGDPHAMFAEFFGGRNPFDNFFGQRNGEEGMDIDDPFSGLPMGMGGFTNLNFVRSRPAQEPTRKKQDPPVTHDLRVSLEEIYSGCTKKMKISHKRLNPDGKSIRNEDKILTIEVKRGWKEGTKITFPKEGDQTSNNIPADIVFVLKDKPHNIFKRDGSDVIYPARISLREALCGCTVNVPTLDGRTIPVVFKDVIRPGMRRKVPGEGLPLPKTPEKRGDLIIEFEVIFPERIPQTSRTVLEQVLPI, from the exons ATGGGCAAGGACTATTATCAGACGCTGGGCCTGGCCCGCGGCGCTTCGGACGAGGAAATCAAGCGGGCTTACCGCCGCCAGGCGCTGCGCTACCACCCAGACAAGAACAAGGAGCCCGGCGCGGAGGAGAAGTTCAAGGAGATCGCCGAGGCCTACGACGTGCTCAGCGACCCGCGCAAGCGCGAGATCTTCGACCGCTACGGGGAAGAAG GCCTAAAGGGTGGTGGCCCCAGTGGCGGGAGCAGCGGTGGTGCTAACGGTACCTCTTTCAGCTACACGTTCCACGGAGACCCTCATGCCATGTTCGCTGAGTTCTTCGGTGGCCGCAATCCCTTTGACAACTTTTTTGGGCAGCGGAATGGGGAGGAAGGCATGGACATTGACGACCCGTTCTCTGGCTTACCCATGGGCATGGGTGGCTTCACCAACCTGAACTTTGTCCGCTCCCGTCCTGCCCAAGAGCCCACCCGAAAGAAGCAAGATCCCCCCGTCACACACGACCTCAGGGTCTCGCTTGAAGAGATCTATAGCGGCTGTACCAAGAAGATGAAAATCTCCCATAAGCGGCTGAACCCCGATGGAAAGAGCATTCGCAACGAGGACAAGATCTTGACCATCGAAGTAAAGCGGGGCTGGAAAGAAGGGACCAAAATCACCTTCCCCAAGGAAGGCGACCAGACCTCCAACAACATTCCAGCTGacattgtctttgttttaaaggacAAGCCACACAATATCTTTAAGAGAGATGGCTCTGACGTCATTTATCCAGCCAGGATCAGCCTTCGGGAG GCTCTGTGTGGCTGCACGGTGAACGTACCCACTCTGGACGGCAGGACCATACCCGTCGTGTTCAAAGATGTCATCAGGCCTGGCATGAGGCGAAAAGTTCCTGGAGaaggcctccccctccccaaaacgCCCGAGAAACGCGGGGACCTCATTATTGAGTTTGAAGTGATCTTCCCTGAAAGGATCCCCCAGACATCAAGAACCGTACTGGAGCAGGTTCTTCCGATATAG
- the DNAJB1 gene encoding dnaJ homolog subfamily B member 1 isoform X2: MFAEFFGGRNPFDNFFGQRNGEEGMDIDDPFSGLPMGMGGFTNLNFVRSRPAQEPTRKKQDPPVTHDLRVSLEEIYSGCTKKMKISHKRLNPDGKSIRNEDKILTIEVKRGWKEGTKITFPKEGDQTSNNIPADIVFVLKDKPHNIFKRDGSDVIYPARISLREALCGCTVNVPTLDGRTIPVVFKDVIRPGMRRKVPGEGLPLPKTPEKRGDLIIEFEVIFPERIPQTSRTVLEQVLPI; encoded by the exons ATGTTCGCTGAGTTCTTCGGTGGCCGCAATCCCTTTGACAACTTTTTTGGGCAGCGGAATGGGGAGGAAGGCATGGACATTGACGACCCGTTCTCTGGCTTACCCATGGGCATGGGTGGCTTCACCAACCTGAACTTTGTCCGCTCCCGTCCTGCCCAAGAGCCCACCCGAAAGAAGCAAGATCCCCCCGTCACACACGACCTCAGGGTCTCGCTTGAAGAGATCTATAGCGGCTGTACCAAGAAGATGAAAATCTCCCATAAGCGGCTGAACCCCGATGGAAAGAGCATTCGCAACGAGGACAAGATCTTGACCATCGAAGTAAAGCGGGGCTGGAAAGAAGGGACCAAAATCACCTTCCCCAAGGAAGGCGACCAGACCTCCAACAACATTCCAGCTGacattgtctttgttttaaaggacAAGCCACACAATATCTTTAAGAGAGATGGCTCTGACGTCATTTATCCAGCCAGGATCAGCCTTCGGGAG GCTCTGTGTGGCTGCACGGTGAACGTACCCACTCTGGACGGCAGGACCATACCCGTCGTGTTCAAAGATGTCATCAGGCCTGGCATGAGGCGAAAAGTTCCTGGAGaaggcctccccctccccaaaacgCCCGAGAAACGCGGGGACCTCATTATTGAGTTTGAAGTGATCTTCCCTGAAAGGATCCCCCAGACATCAAGAACCGTACTGGAGCAGGTTCTTCCGATATAG